One Leishmania major strain Friedlin complete genome, chromosome 29 DNA segment encodes these proteins:
- a CDS encoding putative proteasome regulatory non-ATPase subunit (previous protein_id=AAZ09463.1): MDSKGKEVVVDVPSKDPQKDATINEKKKKENEHKMSEEDMRIKEEVELLVTRAADSDVDIAKIAVERLVDLLRTSSSGSLAAVPPPLKHVRALYPELEAALKSSQNPSVSRRLHDLLSFISMTLESSNGGRTLLEHKLKGTKNDLAQWGHEYLRFLAGAIGEEWRERPTNKESTEYLNGFVDQIVAYMLAHQDEATAIDLLMEIDGVTRILPLVEASNYKRIANYIAAISKYLTRPSDSEALRTVYDIYKKMQAYPDAALTALRLNDRDLVAELFSECKSKPERLQMALLCARQKCFLDLDGEEDELLQDANGNMGLSQLYRHTAQEFDSMAPKTLDEVFKMSPDEKSGPRDLQNNLVCAFVSGLANCGYGTDKFLSDTPAFFFDQREDRIISTTAALGLLHLWDHTEGLQQIDKYFYSESTYVKAGACLASGIVMCGVKNPFDPALGLLSEQINARETEVAIGAILGLGYAYAGTRKEDVKELLIPLLADSEQKLLVQCMAAYALATVFVASADEDISETMMNCLMEVPENKLKEPCVRYLILALGCMFLGRQEAADTLLDATRALPVAIQRYTEIVVRSCAFAATGNVVVIQSLFHVIAENDEAPENDEEKNDDEAREGNASEEAAAKPEEEKTAPLNHKAAAVLGIGLVAVGEDLGMEMTKRAIIHSLLADTVSKGKDPMSGRCAVPLVYALLSAGNPNMPVVETLNRLAHDSDLPTATNAITAMGIVAAGSNNARVATKLHSLSSYYQKPIFAGATFAVRLAEGFCAMGKGHLTLSCMQNDSNVVNMTALMGVLSLLHSSLDLSNTLLGECHYMFYAITPSISPRMMMAVNEDMEPVDAVLLRVGLPVDTVALPGNPKAITGFQTQKTPVLLSATDKVECADVKYVPVGTVLEGICVVKERPQAE, translated from the coding sequence ATGGACTCCAAGGGAaaggaggtggtggtcgATGTGCCGTCGAAAGACCCGCAGAAGGATGCCACCATTAatgaaaagaaaaagaaggagaaCGAGCACAAGATGAGTGAGGAGGACATGCGCATCAAGGAGGAAGTGGAGCTGCTTGTGACGCGAGCCGCAGACAGTGACGTCGACATCGCCAAGATCGCGGTGGAGCGCCTGGTGGATCTGCTTCgaacgagcagcagcggcagtctGGCCGctgtgccaccaccactgaAGCACGTGCGCGCCTTGTAtccggagctggaggcggcgctcaAGAGCTCCCAGAACCCATCTGTTtcgcgccgcctgcacgacctcctctccttcatcTCCATGACACTGGAGtccagcaacggcggccgcACACTGCTGGAGCACAAACTGAAGGGCACAAAGAACGACCTGGCGCAGTGGGGCCACGAGTACCTCCGCTTTCTCGCCGGCGCTATCGGTGAGGAGTGGCGCGAGCGGCCGACTAACAAGGAGTCGACCGAGTACCTAAACGGTTTCGTGGACCAGATCGTCGCCTACATGCTGGCACACCAAGACGAAGCGACGGCGATCGACTTACTGATGGAGATCGACGGCGTCACGCGCATTCTGCCCCTTGTCGAAGCGTCGAACTACAAGCGCATTGCAAACTATATCGCAGCAATCAGCAAGTACCTGACTCGCCCCTCGGACAgtgaggcgctgcgcacggtgTACGATATCTACAAGAAGATGCAAGCCTACCCAGATGCTGCGCTCACCGCCCTCAGGCTGAACGACCGCGACCTCGTTGCGGAACTATTCAGCGAGTGCAAAAGCAAGCCGGAGCGTCTGCAGATGGCGCTGTTGTGTGCCAGGCAGAAGTGCTTCCTTGACCTGgatggcgaggaggacgagttGCTGCAAGACGCGAATGGCAATATGGGTCTCTCGCAGCTGTACCGCCACACGGCGCAGGAGTTCGACTCCATGGCGCCTAAGACTCTGGATGAGGTGTTCAAGATGTCCCCAGATGAGAAGAGCGGCCCGAGAGACCTGCAGAACAACTTGGTCTGTGCGTTTGTGAGTGGACTAGCCAACTGCGGCTACGGCACAGACAAGTTCCTCTCCGACACGCCAGCCTTCTTTTTCGATCAGCGCGAGGACCGCATCATCTCCACCACGGCTGCCCTcggcctgctgcacctgTGGGACCACACGGAGGGCCTGCAGCAGATTGACAAGTACTTCTACTCCGAGAGCACCTACGTGAAGGCCGGCGCGTGCCTCGCTTCTGGCATCGTCATGTGTGGCGTGAAGAATCCCTTTGACCCCGCGCTAGGGCTGCTCTCAGAGCAGATCAACgcgcgagagacagaggtgGCTATTGGTGCGATTCTCGGCCTCGGCTACGCCTACGCTGGAACGCGCAAGGAGGATGTCAAGGAGCTGCTCATCCCGTTGCTTGCGGACTCGGAGCAGAAACTCTTGGTGCAGTGCATGGCGGCCTACGCCCTCGCCACCGTGTTTGTGGCCTCTGCCGATGAGGACATCTCCGAGACGATGATGAACTGCCTAATGGAGGTGCCGGAGAACAAGCTAAAGGAGCCATGTGTGCGGTATCTGATCCTGGCGCTCGGCTGCATGTTCCTGGGGCGCCAGGAGGCCGCGGACACCCTTCTCGacgccacgcgcgcgctgccggtggccATCCAGCGCTACACGGAGATcgtggtgcgcagctgcgcctttGCAGCCACGGGCAACGTCGTTGTCATCCAGAGCCTCTTCCACGTCATCGCTGAGAACGACGAGGCACCGGAGAATGATGAGGAGAAGAACGATGACGAGGCAAGGGAGGGCAACGCGAGcgaggaggcagccgcgaagccggaggaggagaagacggCGCCACTGAATCAcaaggcggcggctgtgctcGGCATCGGTCTCGTGGCGGTTGGCGAGGACCTCGGGATGGAGATGACCAAGCGGGCCATCATTCactcgctgctggcggatACCGTTAGCAAAGGCAAGGATCCTATGTCAGGGAGGTGTGCAGTGCCCCTGGTCTacgccctcctctctgctgGCAACCCCAACATGCCGGTTGTGGAGACGCTGAATCGACTCGCCCACGACTCGGACCTGCCGACGGCCACCAACGCCATTACGGCAATGGGTATCGTCGCGGCTGGAAGCAACAACGCCCGCGTCGCCACGAAGCTGCACAGTCTCTCCTCTTATTATCAGAAACCCATTTTTGCCGGGGCAACCTTTGCGGTGCGCCTGGCCGAAGGTTTCTGCGCGATGGGTAAGGGTCACCTCACCCTCTCCTGCATGCAGAATGACAGCAATGTGGTGAACATGACGGCACTGATGGGTGTGCTAAGTCTGCTGCACAGCTCTCTGGACCTGTCAAACACGCTGCTTGGTGAGTGCCACTACATGTTCTACGCCATCACCCCTTCCATTAGCCCACGCATGATGATGGCCGTCAATGAAGACATGGAGCCTGTAGACGCGGTGTTGTTGCGTGTCGGTCTGCCGGTGGACACGGTGGCCCTACCGGGCAATCCGAAAGCCATCACCGGCTTTCAAACTCAAAAAACGCCGGTCCTTCTCAGCGCGACAGACAAGGTGGAGTGCGCTGACGTCAAGTACGTGCCTGTTGGGACGGTGCTGGAGGGTATTTGCGTCGTCAAGGAGCGGCCCCAGGCGGAGTAG
- a CDS encoding conserved hypothetical protein (previous protein_id=AAZ09464.1) — translation MRSQRMQLHRAADKRQRRPQVMTENSGFNAVHDYKLDMEELAKIPPSLGLNELQGWDVAQAQEKRLQRSTVHAVAAPKASPPLKSASGPSTSLAAAAANPLHAVGPAREDTRTYTELLDWYSMHEFIIRKGKALRNTPEFASFKRYSASSWGEVDGLIEVLEEMLRSYGVELAYVDGKRLAQLASYQAPDLVSAKEMLECINNAEEVLPLLMDASRPYRYGPKRHQVAATKIQATWRMYQQRLAYIHLLIGTRAAIAIQRQYAMYRAHRMTRRTIRSIRETRMTQWRETMREFKAAWPRIEEGRRVIVHLPSLSYPTYQAKKMPFYEARQLGQLTRLSVLADPHVQLVFVVPVKPETEIQQYYMSLLAENGVSNVAGRLTFVVPENVRRLPAGMSLTRMVLLSPRLLKLLSALCTGKPAYILPGVVGVEELTLATQLNIPMLSSEPHLVQAYGSKSGCRRLLAASDILTPPGATQLRSRVDLLHALAGLVVGRRAVQRWLVKLENEFGSQGHAYLDVNRLSSLQNEGSASGSVDAASSAALSAAVFHELEVNGAKRMRLVHPNSYPNWEAYLAMFDAVGGCVEAVLPGLCTSVTANVFVAPSGEVRVESVVEPLLAPALTAMGSLFPYRSSVPYTAVRGASLSLGQAAYRKHIMGYLSVDFVVTTEVDAEGDASFSPQTRLWGVDVDFGLTTQASAHALACVFSGSVWDEKSGSCVNQSTGKPLVYVYSGVLYNPYISSIRHSSFFSLCCNRGLTYNCSRQSGIVFHFLNLLLCNCLGVLSVGSEEERVVQQITEFQALLNMQFPAQGQHSADSNCVYFSSLVRQLSQFLT, via the coding sequence ATGCGGTCGCAGCGGATGCAGCTGCACAGGGCGGCCGACaagcgacagcgccgtccacAAGTCATGACCGAGAACTCCGGCTTCAACGCGGTCCATGACTACAAGCTGGACATGGAAGAGCTCGCCAAAATACCCCCCTCCCTGGGCCTGAACGAGCTTCAGGGCTGGGATGTGGCTCAGGCGCAGGAGAAACGTCTGCAGCGCTCCACCGTGCACGCTGTGGCGGCTCCGAAAGCCAGCCCCCCCTTGAAGTCTGCTTCTGGCCCGTCTACATCAttggctgctgcagcagccaaCCCGCTCCATGCCGTTGGTCCCGCGCGAGAGGACACGCGCACCTACACGGAGCTGCTCGACTGGTATTCGATGCACGAGTTTATCATACGCAAAGGAAAGGCCCTACGCAACACGCCCGAGTTTGCCTCCTTCAAGCGATACTCCGCGTCGAGCTGGGGCGAGGTAGACGGCCTCATCGAGGTACTGGAGGAGATGCTGCGGAGCTACGGTGTTGAGCTGGCCTATGTGGATGGTAAGCGGCTCGCCCAGCTGGCCTCTTATCAGGCGCCCGACCTAGTCTCCGCGAAGGAGATGCTGGAATGCATCAACAACGCCGAAGAGGTGCTCCCGCTGCTTATGGATGCGTCTCGCCCCTACCGCTACGGCCCCAAGCGCCACCAAGTGGCGGCTACAAAGATCCAGGCCACGTGGCGCATgtaccagcagcgcctcgcctACATTCACCTGCTGATCGGCACCCGCGCCGCTATTGCCATTCAGCGACAGTATGCCATGTACCGCGCACACCGCATGACGCGTCGCACCATTCGCTCCATCCGTGAGACCCGCATGACGCAGTGGCGGGAGACGATGAGGGAGTTCAAGGCTGCGTGGCCGCGCATTGAGGAGGGCCGCCGCGTCATCGTtcaccttccctctctctcgtatCCTACGTACCAAGCAAAGAAGATGCCCTTCTACGAGGCGAGGCAGCTGGGTCAGTTAACGCGGCTGAGCGTGTTAGCGGACCCACATGTGCAGCTTGTCTTTGTGGTGCCGGTGAAGCCGGAGACGGAGATTCAGCAGTACTACATGAGCCTACTTGCTGAGAACGGCGTGTCGAATGTTGCCGGCCGCTTGACGTTCGTGGTGCCCGAGAACGTGCGGCGCCTTCCTGCTGGGATGAGTCTCACTCGTATGGTGCTGCTCTCCCCGCGTCTCTTAAAGCTGCTCTCTGCTCTGTGTACCGGCAAGCCAGCCTACATTTTACCCGGCGTCGTCGGAGTAGAAGAGCTTACGTTGGCTACGCAGCTGAACATACCAATGCTGTCCTCAGAGCCGCATCTGGTGCAGGCTTACGGCTCCAAGAGCGGCTGCAGGCGGTTGCTCGCGGCTTCGGACATTCTGACGCCTCCTGGCGCGACGCAACTGCGCTCTAGGGTGGACCTCTTGCACGCGTTGGCAGGCCTCGTCGTTGGGCGCCGCGCAGTGCAGCGATGGCTTGTGAAGCTCGAGAACGAGTTCGGAAGTCAAGGCCACGCATACCTCGACGTGAACCGCCTCAGTTCTCTGCAGAATGAGGGCTCGGCGTCTGGCTCCGTCGACGCTGCGTCCTCCGCCGCACTCAGCGCGGCGGTGTTTCATGAGTTGGAGGTGAACGGAGCGAAGCGCATGCGGCTCGTGCACCCAAACAGCTACCCGAACTGGGAGGCATACCTAGCCATGTTTGACGCTGTGGGCGGGTGTGTGGAGGCCGTCCTGCCCGGCCTTTGCACCTCCGTCACCGCAAACGTGTTTGTCGCCCCGTCCGGGGAGGTACGGGTCGAGTCCGTGGTGGAGCCGCTTCTGGCCCCGGCCCTCACTGCGATGGGGTCGCTCTTCCCGTACCGCTCCAGTGTGCCGTacacggcggtgcgcggcgcttCTCTCAGCCTGGGCCAGGCAGCGTATCGTAAGCACATTATGGGCTACCTGTCTGTCGACTTCGTGGTCACCACCGAAGTCGATGCCGAGGGCgacgcctccttctctcctcaGACGCGGCTGTGGGGTGTGGACGTAGACTTTGGGCTCACCACGCAGGCCTCCGCGCATGCACTCGCCTGTGTCTTTAGCGGCAGCGTATGGGACGAGAAGAGCGGCTCTTGCGTGAACCAGAGCACCGGCAAGCCGCTCGTGTACGTGTACAGCGGCGTACTGTACAACCCCTACATCTCCTCCATCCGACActcctccttcttctctctctgctgcaaCCGAGGACTGACGTACAACTGCAGCCGCCAGTCGGGGATCGTCTTCCACTTCCTCAACCTCTTGCTGTGCAACTGCCTCGGTGTGCTGTCGGTCGGCTCTGAGGAGGAAcgtgtggtgcagcagatAACGGAGTTTCAGGCGCTCCTGAACATGCAGTTCCCCGCCCAAGGTCAACATTCGGCTGACAGCAACTGCGTGTACTTTTCATCCCTCGTCCGGCAGCTCTCGCAGTTCTTGACGTGA
- a CDS encoding DNA-directed RNA polymerase I-like protein (previous protein_id=AAZ09465.1), producing the protein MRLEIVECVKNEHAAGETLTFQLSEVDSSFANALRRVMLAEIPTLAIEYVTIRQNTSVLPDEMIAHRLGLVPLFSEKAKRLNFPQDCGCGGSGCPDCQITGSLKVQCPPNQHSKQVFIGDSLQIDDAEVYPVSAEEHGIWLVTLGRSQVLDLHVVIRKNIAKTHAKFMPVATVAMRYAPEIILNPNGFQTLGKAKAREWVARCPRNVFRFVERTGQVEVQDEDACIFCRECTSQEPPFDRLPEPLVFVRQKKNKMGYFDFTFTVESTGVLPVLQIVYDAVAVVRKKLQRVSEGLMKDPNTDGVKTRTIGQSTTAPVVPNADAVRKGAEEDNLDFTMQ; encoded by the coding sequence ATGAGGCTGGAGATTGTCGAGTGCGTGAAGAATGAGCACGCCGCGGGCGAGACGCTCACGTTTCAGCTCAGCGAAGTCGACAGCTCTTTTGCGAACGCGCTGCGACGTGTCATGCTGGCGGAGATTCCGACGCTCGCCATTGAGTATGTGACAATCCGCCAGAACacgtcggtgctgccggaTGAAATGATCGCTCACCGGCTTGGCCTTgtgccgctcttctccgAGAAGGCGAAGCGCTTAAACTTTCCGCAAGATTGCGGCTGTGGCGGGAGCGGGTGCCCGGACTGCCAGATTACTGGTTCCTTGAAGGTGCAGTGCCCGCCGAACCAGCATAGCAAGCAGGTGTTTATTGGCGATTCTCTGCAGATCGATGACGCCGAGGTGTACCCAGTGAGTGCGGAGGAGCATGGCATTTGGCTGGTCACGCTGGGACGCAGCCAGGTGCTGGATCTGCACGTTGTAATTCGCAAGAACATTGCCAAGACGCACGCCAAGTTTATGCCAGTGGCAACGGTGGCGATGCGCTACGCTCCTGAGATCATCCTCAACCCCAACGGGTTCCAGACCCTCGGGAAGGCGAAAGCGCGTGAGTGGGTGGCCCGGTGTCCGCGGAACGTCTTTCGGTTTGTCGAGCGCACTGGCCAGGTGGAGGTGCAAGACGAGGACGCCTGCATCTTCTGCCGCGAGTGCACCTCGCAGGAGCCCCCGTTCGACAGGCTTCCCGAGCCGCTAGTGTTTGTGCGGCAGAAGAAGAACAAGATGGGCTACTTCGACTTCACCTTCACAGTGGAGTCGACCGGGGTGCTACCGGTGCTGCAGATTGTGTACGatgccgtggcggtggtgcgcaagAAGCTGCAACGAGTGAGTGAGGGCCTCATGAAGGACCCGAACACGGACGGTGTAAAGACGCGCACGATTGGGCAGTCTACGACCGCCCCGGTGGTGCCCAACGCGGATGCCGTGCGGAAGGGCGCGGAAGAGGACAACCTCGATTTCACCATGCAATAA